GCTGCGCACCCACGCGCCCTCGACCTACAAGATCCCGCTGGCCTCGGACCGGCCCAAGGTCTTCAACGTCGCGTTGGCCGACTGGTCGGTGAACCGCGAGGCGACGATCAAGCGGTCGAAAGCGGTGGGCGAGCCGCCCTTCATGCTGGGCATCTCGGTCTTCCAGGCGCTGAACATGGCGGTGGCGAGCTTCAACGGCTACCGCGAAAACCCGCGCATCGACGCCCCGGCCACCCCCGAGCGCGTGCTGATGGCCGTCGAGCGGCTGCGGCCATGATCCGGGTCGAGATCACCCGCACGCGCGGCTCCTCGCCGCGCGAGAAAGGGGCGGCGATGTTCGTCACCCCCGGCACGGTGCGGGGCACCATCGGCGGCGGCCAGCTGGAATACATGGCCATCGACCGCGCCCGGCAGATGCTGGCGCGCGGCGAGGCCGCCGCCCGCATGGACGTGCCCCTGGGCCCCGAGATCGGCCAATGCTGCGGCGGCCGGGTCGAGCTTGCCCTGACCCGCGTGGCCGAAGCCCCGGCCGGCCCCGAGCATCCGCAGGTGCTGATCTTCGGCGCCGGCCATGTCGGCCGGGCGCTCGCCAGGGCCCTGGCGCTCCTGCCGCTGCGCCCGGTCCTGATCGACCAGCGCGCAAGCGAACTGGCGCAAGCGACGGGCGAGACCCGCCTCACCCCCCTGCCCGAGGCCGAGATCCGCAAGGCCCCCTTCGGTACCAGCTACATCATCGTCACCCATGACCACGCGCTGGACTTCCTGCTGGCGGCCGAGGCGCTGCGCCGGATGGACGCACCCTATATCGGCATGATCGGCAGCCGGACGAAACTGGTGCAGTTCCGCCGCTTCGCCCGCGCCCAGGGGCTCGATACCGACCGGCTGACCTGTCCGATCGGCGCCGGCTGGTCGCGCGACAAGCGCCCCGAGGTCATCGCCGCCTTCACCGCCGCCGAAATCATCGGCCGCCTGACCGAAACCGTTTCACCGTTTGAAAAATACCCATGCGACAGCTGATCCGGGGGCGCACGCTCTCCTTCCACGCCGACCCCACCGAGACCGAGAACGCCTTCACCTATCACGAGGACGGCGCCATCATCACCGAGAACGGCAAGATCGCGGCCATCGGCGACTATGCCAGCCTGCGCGACCCCGCCCTGCCGGAGATCGACCACCGGCCGCACCTGATCCTGCCCGGCTTCATCGACACCCATATCCATTTCCCGCAGGTGCAGGTGATCGCCAGCTGGGGGGCGCAGCTGCTCGACTGGCTCAACACCTATACCTTCCCCGAGGAATCGCGTTTCGCCCAGCAGGGCCATGCGCCGCTGATGGCCGAGAGGTTCCTCGACCTGCTGCTTTCGCACGGCACCACCACCGCCGTCGCCTTCTGCTCGGTGCATCCGCAATCGGCCGAGGCGCTGTTCTCGGCCGCCGAGGCGCGGGGCATGGCGATGGTCGCCGGCAAGGTAATGATGGACCGCAATGCCCCGAGGCGGTGCTCGACACCCCGCAACAGGGCTATGACGACAGCAAGCGGCTGATCGAAACATGGCACGGCCGCGGCCGCCTGCGCTATGCCATCACCCCGCGCTTCGCCATCACCTCGACGCCCGAGCAGATGGAGATGACCGGGCAGCTGGTGCGCGAACATCCCGATTGTCATATCCAGACGCATCTGTCCGAGAACAGGGACGAGATCGCCTTCACCCTCAGCCTCTATCCGCAGGCGCGCGACTATCTCGACATCTACGAGACCTACGGGCTCTTGTCCGAGAAGCTGCTGCTCGGCCATTCCATCCACCTGGAACCGCGCGAGATCGCCCGCATGGCCGAGACCGGCTCGCGCGCGGTATTCTGCCCGACCTCGAACCTGTTCCTGGGCTCGGGCCTTTTCGACGAGGCGGGCCTGCGCGCTGCGGGCGTGGTCAGCGGCATCGCCACCGATGTCGGCGGCGGCACCAGCTACTCGATGCTGCAGACCCTGAACGAGGGCTACAAGATCCTGCAGTTGCGCGGCCAGAAGCTGCATCCCTATGCCGCCTTCCACTGGGTGACGCGCGGCAATGCCCTGGCGCTCGGCATGGCCGACCGCATCGGCACGCTCGACCCCGGCAGCGATGCCGACCTGGTGGTGCTCGACAGCCGCGCCACGCCCGCGATGGCGCTGCGCATGGACCGGGCCGAGACCCTGGCCGAGGAGTTGTTCATCCTGCAGATCCTGGGCGACGACCGCGCCATCGCCCAGACCTATGTCGCCGGGAAACCGATGCTCGGGTGAGGTGGGGACTGGTTGCTGCAAAAGAAAGGATAAGCGTGCGCAAGCGAAAGCAATAGCGTGCGCAAACCCGTCAAGCGGAATTTCTCCGGCAGCGCGGTTTACGCCAGCAGATCGGCGACGTGGCTGCGATCGTAGATACGCGCGCTGCCGCCCGCCGGGACGATCCCGCGCGCATCAAGGCGCTGCCGG
This Paracoccus pantotrophus DNA region includes the following protein-coding sequences:
- the xdhC gene encoding xanthine dehydrogenase accessory protein XdhC, coding for MIRVEITRTRGSSPREKGAAMFVTPGTVRGTIGGGQLEYMAIDRARQMLARGEAAARMDVPLGPEIGQCCGGRVELALTRVAEAPAGPEHPQVLIFGAGHVGRALARALALLPLRPVLIDQRASELAQATGETRLTPLPEAEIRKAPFGTSYIIVTHDHALDFLLAAEALRRMDAPYIGMIGSRTKLVQFRRFARAQGLDTDRLTCPIGAGWSRDKRPEVIAAFTAAEIIGRLTETVSPFEKYPCDS